One genomic segment of Rhizobium favelukesii includes these proteins:
- a CDS encoding NAD-dependent succinate-semialdehyde dehydrogenase gives MKLNDPSLFRQACPIADRWIEAEGRKAAAIRNPATGEPLGVVPDLGAAETEDAIRAAVIAQRLWAKKTAGERAAVLKAWHRLMIENRDDLAMILTLEQGKPLAEAKGEITYGASFIEWFAEEARRINGETIPGHQADKRILVLRQPAGVVAAITPWNFPNAMITRKIGPALAAGCAVVLKPALQTPFSAIAIAVLGERAGLPPALLNIVTGDAAAIGGALTASRDVRVLTFTGSTRTGELLYRQCAPTIKKLGLELGGNAPFIVFDDADLDAAVEGTLIAKFRNNGQTCVCANRLYVQDGVYEAFAAKLAAAVSGLKVGNGLDSDVVLGPLIDDNAVAKVESHIRDAVAKGAGIVSGGKRHALGGHFFEPTILRDVAAGMQVAREETFGPLAPLFRFRDEQDVIEQANDTEFGLASYFYARDLSRVFRVAEALEYGMVGVNTGLVSTAEAPFGGVKMSGLGREGSKHGLDEYTELKYVCLGGIA, from the coding sequence ATGAAGCTCAATGATCCCTCGCTGTTCCGTCAGGCATGCCCCATCGCCGATCGCTGGATAGAAGCGGAAGGCCGCAAGGCGGCGGCGATCCGCAATCCGGCGACAGGCGAGCCGCTGGGGGTGGTCCCTGACCTCGGTGCGGCGGAAACGGAAGATGCCATCCGCGCCGCCGTCATTGCCCAGAGGCTTTGGGCGAAGAAGACCGCCGGGGAGCGCGCCGCCGTTCTCAAGGCATGGCATCGGCTGATGATCGAAAACCGCGACGATCTGGCGATGATCCTGACGCTGGAGCAGGGAAAACCCCTGGCCGAGGCCAAGGGGGAAATCACCTATGGCGCGAGCTTCATCGAATGGTTCGCCGAAGAGGCGAGACGCATCAACGGCGAGACCATCCCGGGACATCAGGCCGACAAGAGGATCCTCGTCCTGCGACAGCCGGCAGGCGTGGTGGCGGCGATCACGCCCTGGAATTTTCCGAACGCGATGATCACCCGCAAGATTGGCCCCGCGCTTGCCGCCGGCTGTGCCGTCGTTCTCAAGCCGGCGCTGCAGACGCCATTCTCCGCCATCGCCATCGCCGTTCTCGGCGAGCGTGCCGGCCTGCCGCCGGCGCTTCTCAACATCGTCACGGGTGACGCGGCGGCAATTGGCGGGGCGCTGACGGCAAGCCGTGACGTTCGGGTCCTGACATTCACCGGCTCCACCCGGACGGGCGAGCTGCTTTACCGGCAATGCGCGCCGACGATCAAAAAGCTCGGCCTCGAGCTTGGCGGCAATGCACCCTTCATCGTGTTCGACGACGCTGATCTCGACGCTGCCGTCGAAGGCACGCTCATCGCCAAGTTCCGCAACAACGGCCAGACCTGCGTCTGCGCCAATCGGCTTTATGTCCAGGACGGTGTCTACGAGGCGTTTGCCGCCAAGCTCGCCGCGGCGGTTTCGGGCTTGAAGGTCGGCAACGGTCTCGACAGTGACGTCGTGCTTGGCCCGCTGATCGACGACAATGCCGTCGCCAAAGTCGAAAGCCATATCCGCGACGCCGTCGCAAAGGGTGCCGGGATCGTTTCTGGGGGCAAGCGCCACGCACTTGGCGGCCATTTCTTCGAGCCGACAATCCTGCGCGATGTCGCTGCCGGCATGCAGGTCGCCCGCGAGGAAACCTTCGGGCCGCTTGCACCACTTTTTCGCTTCCGCGACGAGCAGGACGTCATCGAACAGGCAAACGACACCGAGTTCGGGCTTGCTTCGTATTTTTACGCCCGCGATCTATCGCGGGTATTTCGCGTCGCCGAAGCCCTCGAATATGGGATGGTCGGCGTCAATACCGGTCTTGTCTCCACAGCCGAGGCTCCGTTCGGCGGTGTGAAGATGTCAGGTCTCGGTCGCGAAGGGTCGAAGCACGGATTGGACGAATATACCGAGCTTAAATATGTATGCCTGGGCGGCATTGCCTGA
- a CDS encoding response regulator, translating to MSLRILIVEDEMLIACTLEATLRDLGHEVVGFAGRLDEALEMVGSREFDVAMLDLKLGTEMTFPVADLLIELNKKFIFSTGFDEVEVDGPI from the coding sequence ATGTCCTTGCGGATCCTCATTGTCGAAGACGAAATGCTCATCGCATGCACGTTGGAAGCAACCCTCAGGGATCTGGGCCACGAGGTGGTCGGGTTCGCGGGACGGCTCGATGAGGCTCTGGAGATGGTCGGGTCGAGAGAGTTCGACGTTGCGATGCTTGACCTGAAGCTCGGTACCGAAATGACGTTTCCAGTCGCCGATCTTCTCATCGAACTGAACAAGAAGTTCATCTTCTCAACCGGATTTGATGAGGTGGAGGTAGATGGCCCCATATAG
- a CDS encoding type II toxin-antitoxin system HipA family toxin, which translates to MISDLSELYVWIWLPMETHPVVAGRVVRSRNQFFFNYGRSYLERENAIAIFDLDLPLEAGIIEPPAGHLLAPSLRDALPDRWGRRVIVNDLLGLRRDEIDEDAFDEMTFMHHSGSDRIGALDFQESASEYTPRESDNAALVELQTFADKVEAGEPVPKGLDRVILHGSSIGGARPKALISDEQAGRRRKLIAKFSAINDTFAMVRAEFVAMRLASLAGIAVAPVEINRVLDRDVLLVERFDRLPLGQSWTKRAMVSALTWTQENELAAHHISYQMLAELIRSRFSSPLKTLEELFSRLCFNILVGNTDDHARNHAAFWDGEMLSLTPAYDIAPQRRGTPEANQAMIVGGATRAAQLTNALAVSPSFLLSQPRAREIIDNQAAAIVANWRSTCDEAGMTAIERRFFEGRQILNGYAFDGYGPAPQLPS; encoded by the coding sequence ATGATTTCTGACCTCTCCGAACTTTACGTTTGGATATGGCTACCAATGGAAACGCACCCGGTCGTCGCCGGGCGCGTGGTTCGTTCGCGTAACCAATTCTTTTTCAACTATGGTCGCAGTTACCTCGAACGAGAAAATGCAATCGCGATTTTCGATCTCGACCTCCCCCTAGAAGCGGGCATTATCGAACCTCCGGCGGGCCACCTTCTCGCCCCGTCCCTTCGCGATGCATTGCCCGACCGGTGGGGTCGCCGGGTTATTGTCAACGATCTGCTTGGACTGAGACGCGACGAGATCGATGAAGATGCCTTTGACGAAATGACTTTCATGCATCATTCGGGTTCCGACCGGATTGGAGCGCTCGACTTTCAAGAGAGCGCGAGCGAATACACACCTCGCGAAAGCGATAATGCGGCCTTGGTCGAGTTGCAGACTTTCGCAGACAAGGTAGAGGCAGGAGAACCGGTCCCGAAGGGCCTTGATCGCGTCATCCTTCACGGCAGCTCCATAGGCGGCGCCCGGCCTAAGGCCCTGATATCCGACGAGCAAGCGGGAAGACGACGCAAGCTGATTGCCAAGTTCTCAGCAATCAATGATACTTTTGCCATGGTCAGGGCGGAGTTTGTCGCAATGCGCCTGGCATCTCTTGCAGGCATCGCCGTGGCGCCGGTCGAGATAAACCGGGTTTTGGACCGCGACGTTCTTCTTGTGGAGCGCTTTGATCGCCTACCCTTGGGACAATCGTGGACCAAGCGCGCGATGGTTTCCGCCCTTACCTGGACGCAAGAGAACGAGCTCGCCGCTCACCATATCTCATACCAGATGCTAGCAGAGCTAATCCGGAGCCGATTTTCCAGTCCTCTGAAAACCCTGGAAGAATTATTTTCCCGGCTCTGCTTCAACATTCTCGTCGGGAATACCGATGATCACGCCCGCAACCATGCGGCCTTCTGGGATGGCGAGATGCTCAGCCTAACGCCAGCGTACGACATTGCGCCACAACGTCGAGGCACACCCGAGGCCAACCAGGCGATGATCGTCGGCGGAGCAACTCGGGCGGCTCAACTGACTAACGCATTGGCCGTCTCACCTTCGTTTTTGCTCTCTCAACCGCGAGCACGCGAAATTATCGACAACCAGGCTGCGGCAATAGTGGCCAACTGGCGATCGACCTGCGATGAAGCCGGGATGACCGCAATAGAGCGCCGCTTTTTTGAAGGGCGGCAGATCCTCAATGGGTACGCCTTCGATGGTTATGGCCCCGCCCCTCAACTTCCGAGCTGA
- a CDS encoding helix-turn-helix domain-containing protein: MIDKIPPNSSISLATRSALQLLAAEIQAARKLRGWTELELAQRTGCSRLTLRAIEAGKPTVAIGHVFEAATMVGLSLFGGQQETTARLSETKVKLELLPARIRHQKPELKDDF, translated from the coding sequence ATGATAGACAAAATACCTCCAAATTCATCCATATCGCTCGCCACTCGGTCAGCGCTGCAGCTTCTTGCAGCGGAGATTCAGGCTGCCCGCAAACTCCGCGGCTGGACGGAACTTGAGCTGGCCCAACGCACCGGCTGTTCGCGGTTGACACTTCGTGCGATCGAGGCGGGAAAGCCCACGGTTGCGATCGGCCACGTCTTCGAAGCTGCGACAATGGTCGGATTGTCTTTATTTGGAGGGCAGCAGGAAACAACAGCACGACTATCAGAGACCAAGGTGAAGCTTGAACTTCTACCGGCGCGTATCCGTCATCAGAAGCCGGAGCTAAAAGATGATTTCTGA